In Oncorhynchus masou masou isolate Uvic2021 chromosome 10, UVic_Omas_1.1, whole genome shotgun sequence, a single genomic region encodes these proteins:
- the LOC135546948 gene encoding transmembrane protein 182-like: MKLSVALFFAGLFGALAAMFVLLSFGTDYWLLASETCDEETNRTIGPGGIAIERGDMILVEPGMGFPPDTTFYHEGFFWRCSFGGNLDDDTLLKFWITNQPHSKVCTHAYLFPFPVSQQTHNATAYDSAIIYRGFWSIFMLIGVAAVVLGGFFIICAAPFASHRLYKAGGVLFLTSALFLLVVVVMYVLWVEVLDVVQVYVDHQRSSICPTFDLTIHYGLSFFFAPVGISFCLLAGLLFLLIGRSVRMQYH, from the exons ATGAAGCTGAGTGTGGCTCTGTTCTTCGCGGGGCTGTTTGGGGCTCTGGCAGCCATGtttgtcctcctctccttcgggACAGATTACTGGCTCCTGGCTTCTGAGACATGCGACGAAGAAACTAACAGAACCATAGGACCTGGGGGCATTGCCATAGAG CGTGGTGACATGATTCTGGTGGAACCCGGTATGGGGTTCCCCCCAGACACCACCTTCTACCACGAGGGCTTCTTCTGGAGGTGCTCCTTCGGGGGAAACCTGGACGATGACACCCTCTTGAAGTTCTGGATCA CcaatcagccccactctaaagtCTGCACACACGcctacctcttcccctttcctGTGTCTCAACAGACTCACAACGCCACCGCATATGACTCCGCAATCA TCTACAGAGGCTTCTGGAGTATCTTCATGCTAATTGGGGTGGCTGCCGTCGTTTTAGGTGGGTTCTTCATCATCTGCGCCGCCCCATTTGCCAGTCACCGTCTATATAAGGCTGGGGGTGTGCTCTTCCTGACATCTG CTCTGTTCCTTCTTGTTGTGGTGGTGATGTATGTGCTGTGGGTGGAGGTGCTGGATGTGGTACAGGTCTACGTGGACCACCAGCGCTCCTCTATTTGTCCCACCTTTGACCTCACCATCCACTACGGCCTGTCCTTCTTCTTCGCCCCCGTCGGCATCTCCTTCTGCCTGCTGGCAGGACTCCTTTTCCTCCTCATTGGCCGGTCCGTACGGATGCAGTACCACTGA